From a single Desulfatirhabdium butyrativorans DSM 18734 genomic region:
- a CDS encoding acyl-CoA dehydrogenase family protein: protein MDFAFTKEQLLFKKEVIQFAKKEIVPRVREHDLKGEFDFESFRKMGDFGILGLHFPEELGGQGADVITTVLAGEALGEAGVDGGLTLAYGAHTFLCADTIFRHATDAQRRKYIPKLASGEWIGCMGLSEPDAGSDVASMRTVAEKRGDTYVLNGTKMWITNGPIADVAVVYAKTNPEAQHAGISAFIVEKGTPGFSAGPPLIKMGVRTSHTSELIFQDCVLPAENLLGKEGEGFLMAMQTVEWDRSALLAPFVGSATYLLKKCAQYAKGRVQFGRPIGQFQAIKHKLADIRIFGEAARALVYRIAWCKDQGRPLNHLEAAVAKLFVGDWSLKPTNDAVVLHGGYGYTHEFDVERIFRDSRLAPIGGGTSEVQKMIISKLM from the coding sequence ATGGATTTCGCTTTCACCAAAGAACAGCTTCTGTTCAAGAAAGAAGTCATTCAGTTCGCAAAAAAGGAAATCGTCCCCCGGGTTCGGGAACATGACTTGAAGGGCGAGTTCGACTTCGAATCGTTTCGCAAAATGGGAGATTTCGGAATTTTGGGACTGCATTTCCCCGAAGAATTGGGTGGTCAAGGCGCGGACGTCATCACGACCGTGCTGGCCGGTGAGGCCTTGGGCGAGGCTGGGGTCGATGGAGGGCTTACCCTGGCCTACGGCGCTCACACGTTCTTGTGTGCCGACACCATTTTCCGTCATGCAACCGATGCCCAACGCAGGAAGTACATCCCGAAACTGGCCTCCGGAGAATGGATCGGCTGCATGGGACTCTCCGAGCCGGATGCCGGATCGGATGTCGCCTCCATGCGCACCGTTGCCGAGAAGCGAGGGGACACCTATGTACTGAACGGCACCAAGATGTGGATCACCAACGGTCCCATCGCCGATGTGGCCGTCGTCTATGCCAAGACCAACCCGGAGGCACAGCATGCCGGCATTTCCGCTTTCATCGTCGAAAAAGGAACCCCCGGCTTCAGCGCAGGCCCCCCGCTCATCAAGATGGGCGTGCGGACTTCTCACACATCGGAGCTCATTTTTCAGGATTGTGTCCTGCCGGCGGAAAACCTCCTGGGAAAGGAAGGCGAAGGGTTTCTCATGGCCATGCAGACCGTGGAGTGGGATCGCTCGGCCCTGCTGGCTCCATTCGTCGGATCGGCCACCTATCTGCTGAAGAAATGCGCCCAGTATGCCAAAGGAAGGGTCCAGTTCGGTCGGCCCATCGGACAGTTTCAGGCCATCAAGCACAAACTGGCCGACATCCGGATCTTCGGTGAGGCGGCCCGTGCCCTCGTCTACCGCATCGCCTGGTGCAAGGATCAGGGCAGGCCCCTCAACCATCTGGAGGCGGCTGTAGCCAAGCTCTTTGTGGGCGACTGGAGCCTCAAGCCCACCAACGACGCAGTCGTTCTTCACGGCGGCTACGGCTACACCCACGAATTCGATGTAGAGCGCATCTTCCGCGACAGCCGTCTGGCCCCCATCGGCGGCGGAACGAGTGAGGTTCAGAAGATGATCATTTCCAAGCTCATGTAG
- a CDS encoding acyl-CoA dehydrogenase, with translation MNFDFTAEERSRLEALDEILAGWASSMEFETRSPIPAVRDRALSAVRSLQSLPYVDAGRQDTPLSRACLMTCSQKLAAYSPSLHLTIDMGIRLPVGLIQAVGADAVSDKCAELLEGKRLAAVAFRESTMNVVNDALTTRAQADGTDWVIHGTKSWVVNAPIADDLLVAAAVDDGYGLFWVAADAPGVSIGEPLQALGFEGAAIAHVTFDGCRIPPSHQMGRFDRRVLMGRLQDIENEILIASAIGLMKAAFEEAKNHAKTHRSGGKPIIAYQEVGFKLSEMLTQLQTAELLAYRTAWSIEKGAEDVESLLLCAKVFCAEAAEIVTGAALQILSGRGYFGQSVSERAYRCAKFTQIAGTSTEIARVRIGDEALGYR, from the coding sequence ATGAATTTCGATTTTACAGCCGAAGAACGATCGCGATTGGAAGCCCTCGACGAGATCCTGGCCGGATGGGCATCCTCGATGGAATTCGAGACACGCTCACCTATTCCTGCCGTCCGTGACCGCGCATTGTCGGCGGTCCGTTCCCTGCAATCCCTTCCCTATGTGGACGCCGGCAGGCAGGACACGCCCCTATCCAGAGCCTGCCTCATGACCTGCTCTCAGAAACTGGCTGCCTACTCCCCGTCGCTTCACCTGACAATCGATATGGGGATCCGGCTTCCGGTTGGTCTGATTCAGGCCGTTGGGGCCGATGCGGTATCCGACAAATGTGCGGAGCTTCTCGAAGGGAAACGGCTTGCAGCCGTCGCCTTCCGCGAATCCACGATGAACGTCGTGAACGACGCGCTCACCACCCGGGCCCAAGCCGATGGAACCGACTGGGTGATCCACGGCACCAAGTCCTGGGTCGTCAACGCACCCATCGCGGATGATCTGCTGGTGGCTGCAGCCGTCGATGACGGATACGGGCTTTTTTGGGTAGCCGCCGATGCCCCAGGGGTCTCGATTGGAGAGCCGCTTCAAGCACTCGGCTTCGAGGGTGCGGCCATCGCCCACGTAACCTTCGATGGTTGCCGCATTCCTCCATCCCATCAGATGGGGCGCTTCGATAGACGCGTTTTGATGGGTCGCCTGCAGGACATCGAAAATGAAATCCTCATCGCATCCGCCATCGGGCTCATGAAGGCCGCCTTCGAAGAAGCCAAAAATCATGCCAAGACCCATCGAAGCGGCGGAAAACCCATCATCGCCTACCAGGAAGTCGGCTTCAAACTCTCCGAAATGCTCACCCAACTCCAGACAGCCGAACTTCTGGCCTATCGCACGGCATGGAGCATCGAAAAAGGGGCCGAAGACGTCGAGTCTCTCCTGCTGTGCGCCAAGGTGTTTTGTGCCGAAGCGGCCGAAATCGTCACGGGCGCAGCCCTCCAGATTCTTTCCGGAAGAGGCTATTTCGGACAATCGGTCTCGGAGCGGGCCTACCGATGTGCCAAATTCACCCAGATCGCCGGCACATCCACCGAAATCGCCCGGGTCCGCATCGGTGATGAGGCCCTCGGCTACCGATGA
- a CDS encoding ABC transporter ATP-binding protein, translating to MQANQNPADDVLLELKNVSMFFGKVTALSDVSLQIRKGEIHSVIGPNGAGKTVMMNCINGVYRPQKGQVCFQGQIINHARPHERARLGIARTFQKVEVFGGMTVLDNIRLGRHIHMKSGILSGAVYKGKTAREEIEHRKFIEEQIIDLLEIEHIRNKPVGMLPYGLQKRVELGRALALEPKLLILDEPLAGLNLEEVEDMARFILDINEEKHWQVTCLLVEHDMGVVMDLSDRVFVLNFGNMIMDGTPAEVQSNPDVIKAYLGEEDLYATRA from the coding sequence GTGCAAGCCAATCAAAATCCTGCCGACGATGTACTCCTGGAACTGAAGAACGTTTCCATGTTTTTCGGGAAGGTGACAGCCCTTTCCGATGTGAGTCTCCAGATTCGAAAAGGCGAGATCCATTCGGTCATTGGACCGAACGGTGCCGGCAAAACCGTCATGATGAACTGCATCAACGGGGTTTATCGGCCGCAGAAAGGGCAAGTCTGCTTTCAGGGGCAAATCATCAACCACGCCCGTCCTCATGAGCGGGCAAGACTCGGCATTGCGCGAACATTTCAAAAAGTCGAGGTCTTCGGTGGAATGACGGTTCTCGACAATATTCGGCTTGGCAGACACATCCACATGAAGTCCGGAATTTTAAGTGGCGCCGTTTATAAAGGAAAAACGGCCCGTGAAGAAATCGAGCACCGGAAATTTATCGAAGAGCAAATTATCGATTTGCTGGAAATTGAACACATCCGCAACAAACCTGTCGGCATGCTGCCCTATGGTCTTCAAAAACGGGTAGAGCTCGGACGCGCTCTGGCTCTGGAGCCGAAACTGCTGATTCTCGATGAACCTCTGGCTGGTCTCAATCTGGAAGAGGTGGAAGACATGGCCCGTTTTATCCTCGACATCAACGAGGAAAAACACTGGCAGGTGACCTGTCTTCTGGTGGAACACGACATGGGCGTGGTCATGGATTTGTCGGACCGGGTGTTCGTGCTGAATTTCGGCAATATGATCATGGATGGGACGCCTGCCGAGGTACAGAGCAATCCCGACGTCATCAAGGCCTATCTTGGGGAAGAGGACCTGTATGCAACCAGAGCATGA
- a CDS encoding TetR/AcrR family transcriptional regulator → MKRQNGDTGTKAIEMENSAAPEVKIAKGASKPLTRSAMRRQREREARYQTILRSAENLFAKNGYHQTSMEQIADLAEVSVGTVYFYFKNKEDLLIQLLDEIGFELRNMLGNEFRKADVKLDGFRRAGEIFFDEFCQQYPERIVIIYRESVGQSNQVEIHRKQIFEKLIGDVRNALIRMNENSGARFSSAVSAEVIAVSIMGMFERLAYHYMIWQDRGDEMSAIGKDAVDFIIGGITRLIQP, encoded by the coding sequence ATGAAACGACAGAACGGCGATACAGGAACAAAGGCAATCGAGATGGAGAACAGCGCAGCACCTGAAGTCAAAATCGCCAAAGGGGCTTCCAAACCGCTCACCCGAAGCGCAATGAGACGTCAGCGCGAGCGGGAGGCCCGGTACCAGACCATTTTGAGATCAGCAGAAAACCTGTTTGCCAAAAATGGCTACCATCAGACCAGCATGGAACAGATCGCCGATCTGGCAGAAGTGTCCGTCGGCACGGTCTATTTCTATTTCAAGAACAAGGAAGATTTGCTGATCCAGTTGCTCGATGAAATCGGTTTCGAGCTGCGGAACATGCTAGGGAACGAATTCCGGAAGGCCGATGTCAAGCTGGACGGGTTTCGCCGGGCGGGCGAAATCTTCTTCGACGAGTTCTGCCAGCAGTACCCCGAGCGGATCGTGATCATTTACCGAGAATCGGTAGGTCAGAGCAACCAAGTCGAGATTCACCGCAAACAGATCTTCGAAAAACTGATCGGCGACGTTCGAAACGCCCTGATCCGCATGAACGAAAACAGCGGTGCCCGCTTTTCGAGCGCCGTTTCGGCCGAAGTCATTGCCGTCAGCATCATGGGTATGTTCGAGCGCCTCGCTTACCATTATATGATCTGGCAGGACCGGGGAGACGAGATGAGCGCCATCGGCAAGGATGCGGTGGATTTCATCATCGGCGGCATCACCCGCCTGATTCAGCCGTAG
- a CDS encoding AMP-binding protein, producing MQPEHDLSKPFDSSAGITTDLTIPRLFYRQAKRFGASRVAMREKEYGIWRPITWQDYLENVKAIALGLIHLGLKPEDKVSMMGTNRPEGLWAEMAALCAGGVGVWLFQDCLMEEVRYIIDHSDTKFLFGEGQEEVDKALSICNECPKLKKIIWDDPKGMRHYHQDILISLEEVKELGRQLDQEKPDLFEKLIQTGHGDDTALLFYTSGTTSLPKGVLLSHHNMLSMGQSLMSVDPCEPTDDYVSYLPFAWIGEQMMSISCGLQIGYTINFPESIETAQENIRDIGPHVMFAPPRMYEQMTRTVQVKYLDATWLKRTMYNLSNQIGHHVADLKFEKKPIPWMWRLLEWFAYITVQKKLKDHLGLSRVRNAYTGGAAMGPDHFRFFHAMGVNLKQIYGQTEVAGISVVHRSGDIKFDTVGLPIPGTEIRITEEGEIITKSASVFKGYYKNPEATAKAIRDGWLHSDDKGFIDDDGHLVVFDRTKDVFTLRDGKLFSPQYLETRLKFSPYIKDSWVIGHQRPYVTAVLCIDYSVVGKWADERKMNYTNYQELSQKPEVYDLIEKQIRQANKDLPEVARVYRFTNLYKEFDADDDELTRTRKLRRAFVEKRYQEILDALYSDRDSVHIDTTIKYEDGRQSHIITDMAIRTIQ from the coding sequence ATGCAACCAGAGCATGATCTCAGCAAACCATTCGATTCATCGGCCGGTATCACCACCGATTTGACGATTCCCAGGTTGTTCTACCGGCAGGCAAAGCGTTTCGGGGCCAGCCGGGTCGCCATGCGGGAGAAGGAATATGGTATCTGGAGACCGATCACCTGGCAGGATTACCTGGAAAATGTGAAAGCCATCGCATTGGGTCTGATCCATCTTGGGCTGAAACCGGAGGACAAGGTTTCCATGATGGGTACGAACCGGCCTGAAGGCCTTTGGGCCGAAATGGCAGCCCTGTGCGCCGGAGGGGTTGGGGTGTGGCTGTTTCAGGACTGCCTGATGGAGGAAGTGCGCTACATCATCGACCACTCGGATACCAAATTTTTGTTTGGCGAGGGGCAGGAGGAAGTGGATAAGGCCCTGTCCATCTGCAACGAATGCCCGAAACTGAAGAAAATCATCTGGGATGATCCAAAAGGCATGCGCCATTACCATCAGGACATTCTCATCAGTCTCGAGGAAGTCAAGGAGCTCGGACGTCAACTGGACCAGGAAAAGCCCGATCTTTTCGAAAAGCTGATTCAAACAGGGCACGGAGACGATACGGCCCTGCTGTTCTATACTTCGGGTACGACCTCGCTCCCCAAAGGGGTGCTGCTGAGCCATCACAACATGCTCTCGATGGGGCAGAGTCTCATGTCCGTCGATCCCTGCGAGCCGACCGACGATTACGTTTCCTACCTTCCCTTTGCATGGATCGGTGAGCAGATGATGTCCATTTCATGCGGGCTCCAGATCGGCTACACCATCAATTTCCCGGAATCCATCGAAACTGCCCAGGAGAACATTCGCGATATCGGCCCGCATGTCATGTTCGCCCCGCCCCGGATGTATGAGCAGATGACCCGGACGGTTCAGGTCAAGTATCTGGATGCAACCTGGTTGAAGCGAACGATGTACAATCTTTCCAATCAGATCGGGCATCATGTGGCAGACCTGAAATTCGAAAAGAAACCGATCCCCTGGATGTGGCGGTTGCTCGAATGGTTTGCCTACATTACGGTGCAGAAGAAACTCAAGGATCATCTGGGGCTGTCCCGTGTGCGGAACGCATACACGGGCGGGGCCGCAATGGGGCCGGATCATTTCCGGTTTTTTCATGCCATGGGGGTCAATCTCAAGCAGATATACGGGCAGACGGAAGTGGCGGGTATTTCGGTGGTTCATCGCAGCGGCGACATCAAATTTGATACCGTTGGCCTGCCCATCCCTGGCACCGAAATCCGGATCACGGAAGAAGGCGAAATCATCACCAAGAGCGCTTCCGTATTCAAGGGGTATTACAAGAACCCGGAAGCGACGGCAAAGGCCATTCGGGATGGATGGCTCCACTCCGATGACAAGGGATTTATCGATGACGATGGCCATCTGGTCGTTTTCGATCGGACCAAGGACGTCTTTACCCTCCGGGATGGAAAACTCTTTTCACCCCAATATCTCGAAACCCGTCTCAAATTCAGCCCCTACATCAAAGATTCCTGGGTTATTGGCCATCAGAGGCCCTATGTTACCGCAGTGCTTTGTATCGATTACTCCGTTGTCGGGAAATGGGCAGACGAACGCAAGATGAATTATACGAATTATCAGGAGCTTTCCCAGAAACCGGAAGTCTACGATCTGATCGAAAAGCAGATCCGCCAGGCCAACAAGGATCTGCCCGAGGTGGCCCGGGTGTATCGCTTTACCAATCTCTACAAGGAATTCGATGCGGATGACGACGAGTTGACCCGTACGAGAAAACTCCGGAGGGCATTCGTGGAAAAACGGTATCAGGAAATCCTGGATGCCCTGTATTCCGATCGGGATTCTGTCCATATCGATACAACGATCAAGTATGAAGACGGCAGACAATCTCACATTATAACGGATATGGCGATACGGACAATTCAGTGA